One Dethiobacter alkaliphilus AHT 1 genomic window carries:
- a CDS encoding NapC/NirT family cytochrome c codes for MKILKAGLLVALLFLFLLTGWRAYEFQERPEFCNLCHGVEIFYETWFHSAHRPVTNCKDCHIPQDIREFFWSPRYGIRDFYAYFLGDTPDLYRAKPPTPRIVRENCIRCHEALLRELPLHERLECQHCHRQTPHRL; via the coding sequence ATGAAAATTTTAAAAGCTGGATTGCTGGTTGCGCTATTATTCCTTTTCCTTTTGACAGGATGGCGAGCTTATGAATTTCAGGAACGACCGGAATTTTGTAATCTGTGCCATGGGGTAGAGATATTTTATGAAACCTGGTTTCATTCTGCCCACAGGCCCGTTACCAATTGCAAGGACTGTCATATTCCGCAGGATATTCGGGAGTTTTTTTGGTCACCACGCTATGGGATTAGGGATTTTTATGCTTACTTTCTGGGGGATACCCCGGATTTGTATAGGGCAAAACCGCCTACTCCCCGAATTGTCCGGGAGAATTGTATCCGCTGTCATGAAGCGCTGCTTCGAGAGCTCCCGCTGCATGAGCGCTTAGAGTGCCAGCACTGTCACAGGCAGACGCCACATAGATTATAG